From the Robertmurraya sp. FSL R5-0851 genome, the window CTGAAGGAGCCCGAACAGATTTGATTGTTTCCAGAAAAAAACATAAAGTCCAAATCACGATTAGTGATAATGGAAAAGGGATCCCAGAAGAAGATATTCCTTATATTTTTAACCGTTTCTACCGTGTAGATAAGTCCAGAACCCGCTCTCTAGGAGGAACAGGACTCGGGCTTGCGATAGTAAGAGATTTGGTACATGCACATGGTGGCACTATTGAAGTAAAGAGCAAAGAAAATTCAGGCACGGAATTCAATTTGATTTTTAGGGGCTAAAACATGGAAAGCTTATTGTTTGTTGTCTTAAACCATGTAGTATTGACTTATTTTTTTATATAACAATTTAATGAAAATATTCGCAATACTAGGTTTGTGAGCTGAGCTGACGAAATTCGCCGTGGTTACAAAGGGGTTAATGAAAATAGAAATGGAAGAATATTTACTCGAGTGGTTACCTAAAAATCCTATACTTATAGTCTTAATTAGTTTGACTCTAAATATCATTGTTGCCGTCTCGGGTGTGCTTCCGAGCGCCTTTCTTACTGCTGCAAATATTACTCTATTTGACTTTAGATCAGGTCTCATCCTATCCATAATAGGCGAAGCTGTAGGAGCAATAATTAGTTTTATCCTTTATCGAAAAGGACTGTCCAAACTAACAAGCCATGTTCAACTCAACAATAAGCTATTAAAAAAGCTACAAGCCACAAAAGGTGTTGAGGCCTTTCTTTTGGTAGTAATCCTAAGAATAATGCCTTTTGTTCCCTCCGGGG encodes:
- a CDS encoding TVP38/TMEM64 family protein; its protein translation is MKIEMEEYLLEWLPKNPILIVLISLTLNIIVAVSGVLPSAFLTAANITLFDFRSGLILSIIGEAVGAIISFILYRKGLSKLTSHVQLNNKLLKKLQATKGVEAFLLVVILRIMPFVPSGVVTLAAAYSKMALISFCLASTLGKVPALFIEAYSVDRLLDLSTEWQIFSLVLGLSVFTLYYWVRKRKHA